The DNA sequence GAACTGCGGTTCGGCCCGGAGAACCTGGGCATCGATTCCCGGACGACGGACCGGCGCATCGACGAGGTCTGCACCCTCATGGACATCGCCCATCTCCACCGGGAGACCCCTCCCCTCTCCCTCTCCGCCGGCGAGCGCCAACGGGTGGCCCTCTCGGCGGTCCTGATGATGGACGCCCCCATCCTCGCCCTGGACGAACCGACACTCGGGCTGGACGGGCGGCGAAAGGAGGAGCTCGCACGGGTGCTGAGAACCCTTGCAAACGGCGGTGTTTGCGTGGTGGTTGCCACGCATGACCGCGTTTTTGCAGCGCAGTGCGGCGGCGACGTGCTGGAGATGGCCGGCGGAGAGATGAATGCACCGTCACCGGGGAGCGGGGACTCATGATAGGCCGTTTCACCGGAAAAACGGGGCGCAGGGGCCATCTCATTCCCTATATTGCGGGGGATTCGGTGGTGCACCGGCTCGATCCGCGGACAAAGCTTGCCCTCCTCCTCGGGACGAGCCTGCTCACGCTTCTCACGGAGAGCCCGGTCGTGATGCTCATTCTTCTCGTTGCGGTCGCCGCGGCGGCTGCACTGTCGGGGCTCATGCGGCCGTGGCTCCATGCCCTGCGCATGCTCATCCCGTTCATGATCGTCATCATCGTCCTCGACCTCTTCTTCACGTCCCATGCGTCGGGGACCGTCTGGTGGTCGGCGCAGTGGTGGCTCCTCGCCCCGGCGCTGACGAGCGGAGGGACCGCCTTTACGATTGCGATGGCCCTTCGTCTCTTCGCCATCGGGGGGGTTTCGTTTCTCTTCGTGATGACGACCTCGTTCGACGACTTCGTGGGCGCGCTTCGGGCGATGCGGGTCCCGGACACCTTCTCCTTCTCCCTTGGGTTCGCCCTCAAATCGGTCGAA is a window from the Methanovulcanius yangii genome containing:
- a CDS encoding energy-coupling factor transporter transmembrane component T family protein — protein: MIGRFTGKTGRRGHLIPYIAGDSVVHRLDPRTKLALLLGTSLLTLLTESPVVMLILLVAVAAAAALSGLMRPWLHALRMLIPFMIVIIVLDLFFTSHASGTVWWSAQWWLLAPALTSGGTAFTIAMALRLFAIGGVSFLFVMTTSFDDFVGALRAMRVPDTFSFSLGFALKSVEHLSRDASSILDAQRSRGLGIDRGFMRNTTGMLSIFIPLTVSVLRRSDEVADAMQCRGFGREERTTNSTEYHFGWHDAAFFIALAAIAAAVTLIS